Genomic DNA from Vicia villosa cultivar HV-30 ecotype Madison, WI unplaced genomic scaffold, Vvil1.0 ctg.000089F_1_1, whole genome shotgun sequence:
tatatgcAATTGCACCGAAAAAAGTGGTTGGATTTCAAAATCATAGCATTAACTTCCGTTGAGTTCTTGCAGGGGCTAAAAGTCCTATGTTATTGGAGGACCACCCTGCAATTAATACAAAATACGGAATTCCTGAAATGTTGGCTTCTCCTTGTGCATATAAATGTGGATAGGCAGGTGGAGTAACAGATATCAGAGTTGTGTACTTATAATCTGCTATCATTCATCAaacaatatattattaaaaagaaaCACTTCAATATGTCTAATATTTTTCTGCTTATCGGTATACTGTCTATAGTATTAGCATTTACAGGTAATTACAATAACATATACTcataattaattttgttaatatatGTTTTTACCTTATAGTATTAATGACAATAAGGTTACGAGTTCGAATTCTGACAAAGTGTCCGTCTATGCAGGTGTACAATCCATAGGAGTTTGCTATGGAATGATTGGCAATAATCTACCATCCAAGCAAGAAGTTATAGATTTATATAAATCAAATGGCATTAACAGAATGCGTTTATACTACCCAGATGAAGAAGCCCTTCAAGCCCTAAGAGGTTCCAACATTGAGTTGATTCTTGATGTGGCTAAAGAAACCCTTTCTTCTCTTGCAAATGCCAATGAAGCCACAAACTGGATCAACAAATATGTCACACCCTACTCACAAGATGTTAAATTTAAATACATCACTGTTGGAAATGAAATCAACCCTAATGACAATGAGGCCCAATACATTCTCCCTGCGTTGCAAAACCTTCAAACTGCAATTTCGTCAGCCAATTTACAAGGCCAAATCAAGGTCTCAATAGCAATAGCCATGTCTTTGATTCAGAATTCATATCCACCTAATAATGGTGATTTTATTGACTCAGCAAAGTCATATATACAACCAATAATCAACTTCCTAGTGAGCAATGGATCACCATTTCTTGCAAATGTGTATCCATATATAGCTTATGTCGGTGATAAACAACACATTCCTCTTGACTATGCTCTTTTTAATCAACAAGGAACCAATGGTGTTGGATACCAAAATCTCTTTGATGCGCAGTTAGATTCAGTATATGCTGCTCTAGAGAAAGTTGGGGGATCGAATTTGCAGATTGTTGTGTCTGAGAGTGGATGGCCATCTGCCGGTGGAGATGGGGCAACACCTGAAAATGCTTCCACATATTATAGTAATTTGATTAATCACGTTAAGAGTGGGAGTGGGACTGTGAAGAAACCTGGTGTGGCTATTGAGACTTATTTGTTTGCCATGTttgatgaaaatcaaaagaatggtgCATCAACTGAACAGCATTTTGGTCTCTTTAATCCTGACAAATCGcctaaatatcaaataaatttcaattaaataaatgGATGATTTCAAAAAATATGTGTAACCAAGTATAACTTACTATGAATAATTGTGACAAAGGGCacatcatgttgttgttgtttggatgtttctatttaatataatgaattaaataaatgaaaGGTGATGTAATGTTTAACTCTCTTTCTATTCTAGTTTGTGTTTAATGTTATTGTGGAAGACGTCTAAATTGATTTTGTCTCATACTCTTATGTCAAATTTGAGTTTGTTCGGAAGACAAAAGAAGAAACTTTTGCATTAGATAGAGATATTTCCATTAGTGTCGTAGATCATCCATATCTCTTCAAGCACGAGTATAGAGAAAGGAGTTAAACAAAGGAGATGTTAATTCCTTTTTAGGCGAGATTAAAAATGCAACTCCTTTGGATGAAATTTGAAAAGGTGAGTGTCTTAGATTAAATTTAGATATTCGAGTCCTTTAGGTGAGACTTGAAAAAGAGAGTCTTTCATAAGAGATTTGAAAATGCGCGTCCCTTAAGCGAGAGTTAGTTGATCGAGTTCTTTAGGCAAGACTTAGATAGTCAAATCCCTCACACGAGATTTAAGGTGAATCTTTCATACGAGACTTAAAAAAGAGAGTCCCTCGGACCAACGGCCAACTGATGTACAAATCATATTGTTGGGAGGAAATCACAAACgcaacaaaaaaattcaaaaacataaACTCTCTCAAATATCATATGCAGCGACAATCAACAAGAAAACACATcaaacaacacaacacaattttaTTGGAAAAACCTCCGTTAACTAGGGGTAAAAGAACACGGGACTCGTAGGTCACTTAAAATCTGTACTATAATCAACAATGAGTATAAGCAAGGTTCTATGTAACACTAGTTAGAGGTATACATCAACATCATCAAGAATTACAATCAATCTTGAAATACAACAAGaatcaagaaagaaaaaaagccGAAAAACACCAAGATATTCTAACATCAAAGATGGACTCGACAAAACGACTTAGAAAGCTCAAAATCCAATCACCACCGTTTAGAATGTGTTCTTATAAGTAATGAACTTTGTGTCAAAATTTCAAGTCGATTCGACTGTTGGATTTTGCGCAAGCTCCGATTTTATGGGACTAAACAATGCTGAAATTGAGGCTGCGGAATTTGGATGTGGCTGCTGATTTTTCTCTCTTCTAACTACTTTTATCTGGTTATTTTTCACACTtaaaccctattcctctttgttTGACAATAACAAAGGCTTACACGCATATGGGCCACTAACCCACATCCAATTGGGCCTTTCCAAATAGGATGTATAACTCATCAAACTCTCCCAACCAACTAGTTGAAGGACAACACCAATCCAGCTATTGTGCGACAAAATTCAAACATTGGAATCTAATGCATCAGGAATCCAATGATAACTAACATCAATATTCTTCGACCTCGAGTGAAAGGAAGAATTATTCGATAAGTGAATGACACTTTAACTATCACAAAACAAGACATACTTTTCTTGTTTCACACCAAGTTCCATTGCAAATTTCCTCAACCATAACTACTCTTTTGACGATTCTATGACAGCTATAAACTCGACTTCAATAGTAGAGAGTGCAACACACTTTTGCCATTTTGATTGCCAAGCCATGAATCCCCTCGTAAAAGTTACTATATATATCCCGAAGTAGATTTTTGATCATCCAAGCTTCCGGCCAAATCCGAATATGTATATCCAACCAACATAGGCTTCTTGCATTTCAAAGTTAGTCTCAAATTCGTAGTGCGACACAAATATATCATCACCCACTTCACGGCCTCCCAATGATCTTTTCTCGGATTTGAGAGATAACGACTCACCATTCCCACGACATGAGCAATATCGGATCGTGTACAAACTGTAGCATACATCAAACTACCAACGGCCGATGAGTACGGAGTGTTCTTCATACTCAACTTTTCTTCATCCGTAGATGAACATAGTTTATGACTAAGCTTGAAATGAGAAGCAAGTGGAATGCTCGCCGCTTTATCCTTATGCATACTAAAACGTTGAAGCATTTTCTCCACATACTTTTCTTATGACAAGTACAACTTCTTCTCATTTCGATCTCGAACAATTTCAATACCAAGAATTTTTCGAGCCTCTCCTAAATCCTTTGTAGAAAAAGATTCACTCAAAGTGTTCTTCAACTCTTTAATTCTTGAAATATATTTTCCAGCAattataatatcatccacataaagcaagagAATAATGAAATCACCTTTGGATAAATTCTGGAAAACACATAATGATCGGCCTTAGTCATCTTGAACCCATGTTCAATCATCACCGAGTTGAACTTTTGATACCATTGGCGAtgtgcttgtttcaaaccataaagaCTTTTTTACCAATTTGAAAACATAGTCTTCTTTGCCCTCTTCTAGGAAACCATTTGGTTGCTCCACGCAAATTTCTTCATGTAGATCACCGTGAAGGAAAGTCGTATTCACGTCCATTTGCTCTATTTCCAAACCAAGACTAGCGGCTAGCCTAAGAACCATTCGAATAGATTGCACAATCAGAGGAAAAATCTTTCCTTGATTCATACTTGTTCGGAGGGTATTAAACAAAAGGCCTTTTATCATGAGTAGAATGCCTCAATTCATTAGAAGCAATTGGTTGCTCAATACTTTCAACCTGTTGATCAACCTCATTTTCGACAAAGTCTTACGTAGCACCTACATCAACAATATCATTAGGATTTAAAACATTATCAACATTCAAATCCATATCTTGATTTTCAATTAGAACATCTTCGAAAGTGATAAGGGTAGGAGCAATAGTAGTTAAGTCCGTATCaaccatttcttcatcttcaaaaatcagATATTTATTCTCAACTCTTTCAATGTTCTCAACAGTATAATCCTCCATGAATACGACATCACGACTACAAATAAGCTTCCGTTGAACCAGATCAAAGAATCGATACCCAAACTCATCAAGTCCATACCCAACAAACACACATTTCTTTGACTTCTCATCCCATTTTGATATCTCATCCTTCAAAATACACACATGAGCCATGCATCCAAAAACCAGAAGATGACGTATaccttgatcttgaaaatactTGTCGAAAGGTCATATATACTCTCCCCCGTTATCGGTTCGGATACACTTGAGCTTTTTCACCCTTTCGCTTGAAACGACTTCAAGGTATCTAACACTTGATATTTTGTCTTCAAGGTATAAGCCCATGTTTTCCGAGAACAATCATTAATGAAAGTCATAAAGTAATATGCACCACCAAGTGATTGTGGCTTCATCGGACCACATACATCGAAATGTACTATCCAACACTTccgattttcttttatgtttagaTGACATAAAGGAAGCTCGCCTTTGCTTACCCATAAAACAATGTGAACACTTTATCAACTTTGCATCGGAAACACCATACAAACCATTATTCTTAGCCAAATAATCAAACCTTTTTCACTCATATAGCACAAGCACTTGTGCCATAATTCAGATGAGCTATCATTGGCACACGTGTTGATATAGCACTTGGAAACTCCAAGTTAGATGATATACAAGTTCAAATTCCTTTTTTCCTTTAGAAACCACCATTGAGTATTCCTTTAACTTTCATTCATTTCCCGAAAAAACAATTATCATATTCTTCGTTATCCTACTTTCCAACGGATAAATGATTGAATCGAAGTTCCGAAATATGTTTGACACCTTTGAGAACTAGAGTAGTCTAATTTCTAGTTTCGACACAAATATCTCCCATTCTGATGACATTAGCATGCCCATTATTTCCCATACGAACAAACCCAAAGTCACATATTTTGTAAGTTGAAAAAGATCACGTCTCGAGGTTGCATGAGTAGAAGCACCACTATAAACCACCTAATTCACCTCATTACATGATAGATTGACATTCTCTACACAACTATCACAAACAATAAAGAAATCATCAACAATATCAATATCTTAATTATTGCTACCTTCCTTTTTGTCGTTGTTGTAgttcttcttcttattttccCTTTTCAACTTACGACAATACCTCTTTATGTGTCCCTTTTACCTACAATGATGACACTCAATATGAGAAAATCTGTTAGAGCCTCCTTGTGATTTACCACGTGAAGTTCCACGATTACTTGAACCTCTACTTTGATGTCTCCCCCTTGATTGGGTAATTAACACCTCAGAATGTGAAGTAGAAGCTTGTGACTTATGCCTCAACTCCTCATTTAATACACTAATTTTAGCCCAGTCCATCGAGATGATACCATTCGGAGTGGAGTTAGACAAAGATGTCCTAAAAGTCTTCCAAAAATTAGGCAAAGTACCAAGAAGCCTTAAACCTTGAATTTCATCATCAAAGTAAGATTCATCAccaaaaattaatttagaataccTTGGAAATTATTCAAGTGATTGGTCATTGGTGAACCATCACTATACCTCAATGACATCAATTTCTTGAACAATAAAAACTTATTGTTTTCTGTATTTCTTCCATACAACTCCTCAAGTTTGGTCCAAAGAGAGCGAGCATGTGTCACCGAGCTCACATGATTCAAAAAATTATCATCCATCCCTTGGCGAATAAAACCACAAACTTGTCTATGCAACAAAGTCCATTCTTCATGAAATTACTGAGATATATccaaaagaaatatcacaaattAACTTATATCAAATCAAATCTGTCAAGAGTCCACGCAGCCTATACTGATGTTGTGGTTCAAAATGTCACAACATCAGTCAGGACACATGGTTTTCAATGTAAGCTCATACTCAACTCTATCAGTTTGACCAAGATGTTATGACATATTGCTTAACTTTTTTCAagcaccatgttttagcaaaattctgCCAAGCCTAAAACCATAGACAGATAAATTTTAGGGTAGAAATTCCCCCTTTAAAAACCTAACTTTAGGTCCCTTTGCATGATAAAATTAGAGGCAATTCCCTTTCTCTTTAGTGCTTCCtttttccaattaaaacaaaaatcattttcttaataaattcaaaatacaCTAAAAATACGATACGTATTGTATGTCAGGAGGCTTAAATAGATGGGGAAGGGTGAGCGAGAGCATTCCTTAACTCACTTTAGAGTATCTTTGTACATGGGACGCTTGGTCTAGTTGTGCAAAGTATTTGTCCCTATCTCATAGTCTTTATTACGATACGTATCACAAATACTTTTAcaataaaaggatgaaaaaggagTTGGTGGTTTATTACTTCTCGACTCTTCGTATAATCAAATACCCTCAGCCTTAGGGGACAATTTGGCATACGTCTCCTATAATCAACCTTCAACCAATAGCGTGACATCTTGTCTTAGagcttttcaactttaaaacctTTTCATCAAATGGGGTGTTATTTCCGTTCCATCGTAACACAGGTAACACTTAAGTGTCCACACAACGAGCAGCAACACTTAAAATAACCAACAAATAACCATTTTCTAGAAGAACTACAAAGCTCTTATTTCTTCATCGTACATTAAGGATACGTAGGCACAGGATTCAAGAAATCCTGGCAAGCTCACAAATTTAAAACCTTCTTATTCCCCCTTCTTATATAGTAAATCCTTAGATGGCAAAACGCTTAGAAATAAATAAACCAAATGGGTCTCGTTGAATACAACAAATGTGAGggttgctaataccttccccttgcataaccgacaTATGTACCCGAGTTTGGTGGCGAGACCATCTTACCAATCCTTTGGGGTTTTCTTGATGTTTCCCCTTCCCTTTGGGGATAAATAAAGTTCGATGGCCACTCTATTTTTTTCGCATAGCGACAACATGTATGTGATGTTGGAGAAGGAATTAGCCTTAGGTTATTATTTGGTTCATGAAGAAAGAGTAAAGAATTGTGAAAGAAAGAGATGGACAAGCTCGTTGATAATAAGTTAGAACATGAATGGGAAGTCCAAAAGAAAGAGTTGGAAGATAAATTAACACAGGATCACAAATCTCAAAAGAAAAAGCTGGAGGAGATGTACAATAAGAAATAGGAAGATGCATTCGCACAAGAGTGAGAAATGCGCAAGAAAAAGTTGAAGGAATTTTATGCAGTATGTGAAAATAGTGTTTTGTgtgttaaatttgttttttttttgttgttgtagaaTACATTTTTATACATTGTGCGTTGTTGTTCATTTTATGATGCACAAATTGACACAAATGGGTGTAACCGTTCAACCGAAAACAAATGAAGTTGATGAGTTTCCTGAAAGATTTGTTTTATATGGTGCAAGCACAAAAGAAAGTTGTTCAGGTGCCCATACCCTTACCCAAAATGAGATGACGGTTCCTTCTGAACATTATATAAGACAATTGGTGTGTTTCATTATGGATCTTAAAGAATTAATTCATATTCAATTAGAGAATTATAGAGAGTTAGAGATTTTCTATGTCGATCCTAAATATATAAGAGATTTTATTTTTGGAAATGAGTGGATGGATGTAGGGATACTACAATTGTGGTGCACATAAGTACAATTTATATTATAGTaaatgttaattttaaatttgtgcatcatcaataattttaatgttaagattcacttctttttttttttaaattttgtttaaccATTTAGATGCATACATCTTGTTTGTATAACGATACTACACCATTCTCACAAGAAGACTTTACTGACGTTCATACACGTTGGACACCTTGCTTCAATGCGCTTTATATACTAGAGTCATCACATTGAGTTTGTACATATGtttgcaatatttttttatttgatgtaAATAATATTTAAGTTTGTTTTACATTTTGGTAGTATATTGAAGTCATATTTTGGTGCTTACATATAATTTATACATACAGTAGCGGAGCCAGAAAAATCATAAAGCCCGGGCAAATTTTTCTATCAAGATAGGCttcataatttattaattttctaCCCAGACAGAATTTGACATAATATTTTTTGACAAATCGTAACAGATAAACCCTTTAACATCATTTGTGTAAGTATATTATGTATCAAGCATTTGAAGTCGCAAAACTATTACCAATAAAAACTCATCAATATCAGTGTCTTTCTCATGATCAATCATCCAAGTTATAGCATCCTCTAAGCTTGTATTTCCTagtaaagaaaaaatatatctGTTAAAGGTATATATCCAAGTTAGCTAATATCTGTTAAAGTATATATCCAAGTTAGCTAATTTCATGAAACCAACAAACTAACTAAAACAATATAGTGCTCTTGTTGCTCTTGCTTGTGGAAATCCCACAGAAAACTCAATTCAAACAAAAGAAGAATGGAAAAACTTGAACAATTCATTAACGTATATACATAAATTCAAGCTGCATATTATTTGTATGAACTTTTCTCCTGTCTTCAACATTCTCATTATGATTCTTTTCTTTTGGTTTGCTTGCtttccaaaaaaaatatcaaGCAATgatcataaaaaaacaaaaactaaatagAACACTGAAACAAATAATATTTTCTGAAGCATAGAAAAACAAGAATGTAGTCATAGGTTTTAGAAGAAAGACATGTCATTGTTGTTGGGGAAGAAGAGAAACAGAGAGATAACACTGTTAATGTCAAGCCCTTCACTTCCAAACTCAAAAATTGTTCAACTTGTTACTTGTGATGATAAAAAATCAGCGGTATCACCAAGCTTCCATGCATCAAAAAAATCGAAAAAGATTTCAATACATATAAACAAAAGAAATTAGTTCAGTCATTACATCGAACACTTGACATGCAAGTACGAAACGGTAAATACCTTAAGAAATTTGGCACCGATTGGTAAACTAGAACTGAACAACAATCATACAACAACAATCAAGTAAGAGAAACAAAGAAGATTGTAACCGAAATCAAATTGAATTCTCACCGAAAGTTAGAAACCGAGTCATTCTTTGAATCGAAAGTTGGGAATACAATCTGCTCCATCAAAAAGCCGCGTTAGGAAGAAGTCGTTGAGTCCGTAGAATCGCAGAATTGCGTTAAGAAAAGGCTTCGTTGCCGGACGGAGCCTGGGCAGCTGCCCTAGCTGGCCGGGCGGTGGCTCCGCCACTGTATACATATAAGCAATATAAGTCATTTGTTGGTTAAATTTTTTCATGTATTTGTTGGTTCGTATTCTATTGTGGTAGAAAATATGGTATATAATACAGGTACTAAAAAAAGGGACATATATGGAatattaaaaaaactttaaaaaacaaattatttcacCACGGCTGAAATAATTAACCGTGTTGAAAAGTGACGCGTGAATTATTTTATACCATGGTATATTTGGGAATCAAActcatgacttttatatatttCACCACAATTGATTAATATGACTGTGGTGATATGTAGTGTGCTATGTAGTTTTTTACCACGGTCACACGCTCGTGGTGGAAAGCATCATACTTACTACCACACACTATCTTACCATGGTTCATCAACTGTGATAGTATCTTTTTTTCAACTGTGGTGGAAAGATCTTTTTCTAGTAGTGACAATGCACAACCTTCGTTGGTGATTTGATGACAAGGGAAATTTCAACGAGAGAGTATTTGAGAGAATGATGATTTCTATTATTTGAGAGGATACTTTACAAGTTAGTTTACTTGCTTTTAGTTGTTTGAACTACTACGCAAAAGACATTTAACAACGGTTAGGAAATGTATATAATCACGCAGGACCAAACGTTGTTATGTAACGTGTTCTAGTATATGTGGCATTTTCAATCAAGGTCTAGTGACCGTCGTAGTAAATAGGAAAGCATGCTCTCTTTAACAACAGTTATTCCTAATAACCGTTGTGATATTATGTGTGAATAAATGTCAATCGTATCATACCAGAATCATCACTACACCATTTTTGAATTGTTATCAAAACTTGTATTATAAGTACCAAATAAATTTGAACAGTTCGAGGTATGAAATCTTTCCAACTTCCAAAGAGAATATAAAGTGTATagaattaaagaaacaataatgagcagtttttatttttaaacttccaaaagaagaagatgaagaatcaaaagGAACAATATAAATGCACAAGaaccaaaactcaaaaacaacttCATTTCAAAGAATCAACATGTGTTATCCTACTCAAGCTACCAACGATGCTGAGAATCCAAATGTTGTTGTAGAGGATGTTGTGAGGCAAAACCAGCTTGAGCCTTAAGATGTTGCTGTAAATGGTGTTGTGGCGCAAAACCAACATCAAATTCAAGATGTTGCTGAATAGGGTGATGTGTTTAGACTAATGAGAGTTCTTAGGGTGAGGAGAACAAgactaagaagaagaagaagaagaaggttgaggcaaataattaattttttcaattctgaagatgatgatgatgaggcctACTATAATAGGTCTAATTTAATCTCAACGAGAGGGTTTAGATATGATAATGGTTTTTGATTATGTAATATTGAAAATTTATGTAATGAAGTTTtaatctttttgtttaattgTCTTAACTCTTAAGGCTATCAACTTAACAACCTAAACTATCAGCTTAAACTACAAATTGGATAAACTAACAAACAGATAATTGTAATTGGAAATTCAACAGTTTGCGATGAACTTACTTGTAAGAAACCGTTTTTTAGTTGCAATCCTGTCAAGTTCACTGCATCTTCAAATATTACATTTCATcacaaagtaaatattaaacataaaaaagataagaatcagtgtaaaattttcaaatttcaaaccctACTTCAACTATTGTATTtcataacaaagtaaatattaaacatgAAAGAGATAAGAAAACACAACAACTTCAAATTTCTGGAAAATTTCTCTGACTTCAgtttgttcttcaaattcttgCTCTTCTTTTTTTAATCTTCATACATAACCTTCAAATAGCCCACAACTTTCAACTATGATTTCATATTACTCTCATATTCATTTCCCAAATTTTCTCTCATGTCTTCATCCCATATGAACAAATTACATGTTTCATCACTCCTCCAAAATTGACATCTCCAAAAAACCCTTTTTTTATTTTGTCCCTTCTTGCATTGGTACAAAACCATACGACTATCACAGCCACGAAAATTTCCAGATTTAGATTTTACAATGGAAGAAGACATAATAAAACCTTTGAATGAGTTTGTCTTCAAATGCGACATTTGAAACGAAACTGAACAACAATAATGAGTATGGGTGTTCTTGTCTTTTTTCCGACGATGTCGATGGTGTTGGTGTTAgggtttgtttcttttttcagTGGAAAAATAGATACTTAATGTTTAACATATATAAAGAAACGTCAGTGTGTTATCACGGTTTTATAAAGGAGACGTAGTGAGATacctaatattttttaattaaatataaataaaattgaataagcGTGCATTAACGTAAAATGAATTAACTATTTGAGGAACCTAAGGATCGAATCCAGAAAAACTGAGTTATCACCACAGTTAGATAGTTAATCGTAATTATAatcttaaaatttttaataaaacataaaaaacaattattagtgCGTGAGTTTAAAAGTGTCACCACGGTTTTGGACGAACCGTAATAACTTTCTTGTTGTTGTTTTCGCTTTTTGTAGTATTGTTGATTTATCAATGATAAGGTTTATGCTATTTATTGGTTATACGAAAAGTTTCTATATAAACCTAGAGTGTTGAAAGAGAATTCTACACACTTCTCCCTACTActtatatttgttattttgacTCCATTACTAATTAATCTATGCCACTAAATTAAAATAGGCCTAAGTCTTTATTAGTCCATTGGTTCAAAAACTAAGATAATAACTATAATCTATTTTATGTGTATATacgaataaataataaaaatttgattgatgataaaaaacacaaattcaatcaaaatacaCAGACTTCCATTCTCTTACGATATCAAATGAATCTAGCAAATAAATTAATAAGTTGAATAGATTTGCCACAAAATAACAAAGAAAAAACTTCAAATTTTGGACGTACTGTATAAGTTCTAACTAAGAACGTTTCCTTCACGTAGCTAAACCAGCTGACTAGTATGCAAATTAATCAGTGGCGGCTATTTAACATTAGTCTTGTAAGCATTTAGCCATCACTCAACAATATATGCGTTTtcaccaaaataaataaatggttTGAATTCGAAAACATTTAGCATTAACTTCTGTCGAGTGATTGACGGGGCTAAAAGTCTGCATTAATAGTAACATATTGTATTGGCTTCTTCTTACTATTATCATGCTATAAATATGGACTAGCTGCTGTAAGAAGATATATCAGAGCTGCATATTGGTTTATAACTATAACCAATATACGTTCTTTGAAAGAAACATTTGATCATGTCTATCATTTTTCTGCTTGTTGCTATACTGTCCATTGGACTAGAATTTACAGGTCTATACCTCTCTATAATTTGTTATATTGTGtcgttaatttttttatatattgcaTGGTTTACAATTAGTTTATTATATTGCAGGTGTGCAATCCATAGGAGTTTGCTATGGCACGAATGGCAATAATCTACCATCAAGGCAAGAAGTTATAGATTTATACAAATCAAAAGGCATTGCTGGAATGCGTATATACAGTCCTGATGAAGAAGCCCTACAAGCCCTTAGAGGTTCCAACATTGAATTAATCCTTGATGTGCCCAGGGATACCCTTTCCTCTCTAACAGATGCCAATGAAGCCACAAATTGGGTAACCAAATACGTGACACCCTACTCAC
This window encodes:
- the LOC131623872 gene encoding glucan endo-1,3-beta-glucosidase-like, which gives rise to MSNIFLLIGILSIVLAFTGVQSIGVCYGMIGNNLPSKQEVIDLYKSNGINRMRLYYPDEEALQALRGSNIELILDVAKETLSSLANANEATNWINKYVTPYSQDVKFKYITVGNEINPNDNEAQYILPALQNLQTAISSANLQGQIKVSIAIAMSLIQNSYPPNNGDFIDSAKSYIQPIINFLVSNGSPFLANVYPYIAYVGDKQHIPLDYALFNQQGTNGVGYQNLFDAQLDSVYAALEKVGGSNLQIVVSESGWPSAGGDGATPENASTYYSNLINHVKSGSGTVKKPGVAIETYLFAMFDENQKNGASTEQHFGLFNPDKSPKYQINFN